From the Streptomyces syringium genome, one window contains:
- a CDS encoding bifunctional glycosyltransferase 87/phosphatase PAP2 family protein, which yields MALGALWLLAGMLAVRQAAVVLRLPPERRFTDLERWIGDNGVLHVRGSLYDKDGFTGTPFAGLVLKPLTRAAEQSLGIAFTFGTLLLVVALALVAARALPGPVSRRTALLAAPVTISLTVLSLPVRNTFTLGQTSILPVLLVLLGCCLPRAVKGTGRTTGVLVGLAAALQPVVLLFAALLWFTGRRRAALTTGATFVACSALAWATMPDDSWTYWVHHIAGAGLGQAPDGLANQSLHGLLLRIGLRGPVETVLYALLAAGVTALGLRRAVAYAKDGQALLAIAITGCVAVAVSPTAWQHQQLWILLAVVGRVGKRRADRLVWPVLVVLVMTLTSTALMPHNRVQGPIADHAPLLAALIAACAVPFLTRTSPLWEKPLPTPVSEPQPGRFSWVPLLRFWKRPLSRPNVLLELMLIRAGYWLYSFIRSQVPDERALAESHGRQILDAEQFLHIDIEHGFNQFVARTGWLTDSMNYYYGTFHFLVPVSLLVYLYLRRPGTYRWARTALSLATLMALIGFWAYPLAPPRLMPGLGYVDTANGPQDLENPDFGALTELSNQYAAMPSLHIGWSLWCGVVIAIIAPKLWMKVLGLLYPLLTFSVILGTANHYVLDAVGGALVVTAGFAIQYALTGPGRTEGVPTAGRPGNDDARERKPAEVAG from the coding sequence ATGGCGCTGGGAGCGCTGTGGCTGCTCGCCGGGATGCTGGCGGTGCGTCAGGCGGCGGTGGTGCTGCGGCTGCCGCCGGAGCGCCGCTTCACCGACCTCGAACGATGGATCGGTGACAACGGTGTCCTGCACGTCCGGGGCTCGCTGTACGACAAGGACGGCTTCACCGGCACCCCGTTCGCGGGCCTGGTGCTCAAACCGCTGACCCGGGCCGCCGAGCAGAGCCTCGGCATCGCCTTCACCTTCGGAACCCTGCTGCTCGTCGTCGCCCTCGCCCTCGTTGCCGCCCGCGCCCTGCCCGGCCCGGTCTCCCGTCGCACCGCCCTGCTCGCCGCCCCGGTCACCATCAGCCTGACCGTGCTGTCGCTGCCCGTACGGAACACCTTCACCCTCGGCCAGACCAGCATCCTCCCCGTCCTGCTCGTGCTCCTCGGATGCTGCCTGCCCCGCGCGGTGAAGGGCACCGGGCGCACCACCGGCGTCCTCGTCGGCCTCGCGGCGGCGCTGCAGCCCGTCGTGCTGCTCTTCGCGGCCCTGCTGTGGTTCACCGGGCGCCGTCGCGCCGCCCTCACCACGGGTGCCACCTTCGTGGCGTGCTCCGCGCTGGCGTGGGCGACCATGCCGGACGACTCGTGGACGTACTGGGTGCACCACATCGCCGGGGCCGGCCTCGGGCAGGCGCCCGACGGGCTCGCCAACCAGTCCCTGCACGGCCTGCTGCTCCGCATCGGCCTGCGCGGCCCCGTCGAGACAGTGCTGTACGCGCTGCTCGCCGCCGGTGTCACCGCGCTCGGCCTGCGCCGGGCCGTGGCGTACGCCAAGGACGGCCAGGCGCTGCTCGCGATCGCCATCACCGGCTGTGTCGCGGTCGCCGTCTCGCCCACCGCCTGGCAGCACCAGCAGTTGTGGATCCTGCTCGCCGTCGTCGGCCGGGTCGGCAAGCGCCGCGCCGACCGGCTGGTGTGGCCCGTGCTCGTCGTGCTCGTCATGACGCTCACGAGCACCGCCCTGATGCCGCACAACCGCGTCCAGGGCCCCATCGCCGACCACGCTCCGCTGCTCGCCGCCCTCATCGCGGCCTGCGCGGTGCCGTTCCTGACGCGCACCTCGCCACTGTGGGAGAAGCCGCTGCCCACCCCGGTCAGCGAGCCGCAGCCGGGCCGCTTCTCCTGGGTGCCGCTGCTGCGCTTCTGGAAGCGCCCGCTGTCCCGGCCGAACGTGCTGCTGGAACTGATGCTGATACGCGCCGGTTACTGGCTCTACTCCTTCATCCGCTCCCAGGTGCCCGACGAACGGGCCCTCGCGGAATCACACGGCCGGCAGATCCTCGATGCCGAGCAGTTCCTGCACATCGACATCGAACACGGTTTCAACCAGTTCGTGGCGCGCACCGGCTGGCTCACCGACAGCATGAACTACTACTACGGCACCTTCCACTTCCTGGTGCCCGTCTCCCTGCTCGTCTATCTGTACCTGCGCCGCCCCGGCACCTACCGCTGGGCCCGCACCGCGCTGTCCCTGGCGACGCTCATGGCGCTCATAGGGTTCTGGGCCTACCCGCTGGCCCCGCCACGGCTCATGCCGGGCCTCGGATACGTCGACACGGCCAACGGCCCGCAGGACCTGGAGAACCCGGACTTCGGTGCGCTGACCGAGCTGTCCAACCAGTACGCGGCGATGCCCTCGCTGCACATCGGCTGGTCGCTGTGGTGCGGCGTCGTGATCGCCATCATCGCGCCGAAGCTGTGGATGAAGGTGCTGGGCCTGCTCTACCCGCTGCTGACGTTCTCCGTCATCCTCGGCACCGCCAACCACTACGTGCTGGACGCGGTCGGCGGCGCGCTGGTCGTAACCGCCGGGTTCGCCATCCAGTACGCGCTGACCGGCCCCGGCCGCACGGAGGGGGTGCCCACAGCAGGGCGCCCCGGGAACGACGACGCCCGGGAACGGAAACCGGCCGAGGTCGCCGGCTGA
- a CDS encoding TetR/AcrR family transcriptional regulator gives MSTGADKPPVLRRDAQRNRELLIAAARELFAEQGLEAPLDDIARRAGVGNATLYRRFPTREDLIEAVFHETLSTGLRLGEEARRAEDAWAALVGYMEAVFEGLAADRGAIDLMTTAIPAGPTLATLREHNHETVGLLVRRAQEQGTMRPDIVAEDLLFALAAVGRCVPSSAAVAPGSWRRQLALLFDGLRAEAARPLPAPPLTFEQLGTVLADLGSGRPRPQTG, from the coding sequence ATGAGCACCGGTGCAGACAAGCCGCCAGTCCTGCGGCGCGACGCGCAGCGCAATCGGGAGCTGCTGATCGCGGCGGCCCGCGAGCTGTTCGCCGAGCAGGGCCTGGAGGCCCCCCTGGACGACATCGCCCGCCGGGCGGGGGTGGGCAACGCCACCCTCTACCGGCGCTTCCCCACTCGCGAGGACCTCATCGAGGCGGTCTTCCACGAGACCCTCAGCACGGGGCTGCGCCTCGGCGAGGAGGCCCGCCGGGCGGAGGACGCCTGGGCGGCCCTCGTCGGCTACATGGAGGCGGTCTTCGAGGGGCTGGCCGCCGACCGGGGCGCCATCGACCTGATGACCACCGCCATTCCCGCCGGCCCGACCCTGGCCACCCTGCGCGAGCACAACCACGAGACGGTCGGCCTGCTCGTCCGCCGGGCCCAGGAACAGGGCACGATGCGCCCGGACATCGTGGCCGAGGACCTCCTCTTCGCCCTCGCCGCCGTCGGCCGCTGCGTCCCCTCCTCCGCCGCCGTCGCCCCCGGCTCCTGGCGCCGCCAGCTCGCCCTCCTCTTCGACGGCCTCCGCGCCGAGGCCGCCCGCCCCCTGCCCGCACCCCCGCTGACGTTCGAACAGCTCGGCACGGTCCTGGCCGACCTCGGCTCGGGCCGCCCGAGGCCGCAAACGGGGTGA
- a CDS encoding MFS transporter: MSTDTHISDGPRAGAEPGRARTITLVVVLIAELMNALDGSIVYTALPSIQADTGASSAAVQWIPAAYTLTFALALITGGRLGDLCGRKRIFLVGTGVFTLASLLCGVATGPELLIAARAVQGAAAAAMVPQVLATIHVTFDGESRAKAFGLYGMIMSLGGVLGPVLGAALTSADLLGLDWRPIFLINLPIGLATVLLGLRFLPESRDLQARRLDPLGMVLSSAGLLLIAYPLTVGGERHWPAWSFAMAAAGVVVLAVFVAQQRAKTAKDGSALVALSLFRGKAFAGGLAAQLVFGLVSGVFLLTWTLFMQEGLGFSPAEFAPGSIAVSIGGMAGAMLASKVTARQARRVPQAGAVLVAVTLVGYHLLITAQGTGLPFAAAVAPMILFGAGFGMIGAGLAGLTLGQVGHEDAGSASGLFNTAMQLGTALGIALASVVFFRHAPAGSHGATVTGAFAGTIWYVTGALVVMWGLMFLLPRRARG, encoded by the coding sequence GTGTCTACCGACACCCATATCTCCGATGGGCCGCGCGCCGGCGCCGAGCCGGGCCGTGCCCGCACCATCACCTTGGTCGTGGTGCTGATCGCGGAGCTGATGAACGCGCTGGACGGCTCGATCGTCTATACCGCGCTGCCATCGATCCAGGCCGATACCGGGGCCTCCAGCGCCGCGGTGCAGTGGATCCCGGCCGCGTACACCCTCACCTTCGCCCTGGCTCTGATCACCGGCGGCCGGCTGGGCGATCTCTGCGGCCGTAAGCGGATCTTCCTCGTCGGCACGGGGGTGTTCACGCTGGCGTCGCTGCTGTGCGGCGTCGCCACCGGGCCCGAGCTGCTGATCGCGGCCCGGGCCGTCCAGGGTGCCGCCGCGGCGGCGATGGTGCCGCAGGTCCTGGCCACGATCCACGTCACCTTCGACGGGGAATCACGCGCCAAGGCCTTTGGTCTGTACGGGATGATCATGTCGCTCGGCGGGGTGCTCGGCCCCGTCCTGGGCGCCGCCCTGACCAGTGCCGATCTCCTCGGCCTCGATTGGCGGCCGATCTTCCTGATTAACCTGCCGATCGGTCTGGCCACCGTCCTGCTCGGCCTCCGGTTCCTCCCGGAGTCCCGCGACCTGCAGGCCCGGCGCCTGGATCCGCTGGGCATGGTGCTCTCCAGCGCGGGTCTGCTGCTGATCGCCTACCCGCTCACCGTGGGCGGCGAGCGGCACTGGCCGGCCTGGAGCTTCGCCATGGCGGCGGCCGGGGTCGTCGTGCTGGCCGTTTTCGTGGCGCAGCAGCGGGCGAAGACCGCCAAGGACGGCTCGGCGCTGGTCGCCCTCTCGCTGTTCCGGGGCAAGGCGTTCGCCGGCGGGCTGGCCGCCCAGCTGGTCTTCGGACTGGTTTCCGGTGTGTTCCTGCTGACGTGGACGCTGTTCATGCAGGAGGGCCTGGGCTTTTCGCCGGCCGAGTTCGCTCCGGGGTCGATCGCCGTGTCGATCGGCGGCATGGCCGGCGCCATGCTCGCCTCGAAGGTGACGGCACGTCAGGCACGGCGCGTACCGCAGGCGGGTGCCGTGCTGGTCGCGGTCACCCTGGTCGGCTACCACCTGCTGATCACCGCCCAGGGCACCGGTCTGCCGTTCGCGGCCGCCGTCGCCCCGATGATCCTCTTCGGGGCCGGCTTCGGCATGATCGGCGCCGGGCTGGCGGGCCTGACGCTCGGCCAGGTGGGGCACGAGGACGCGGGGTCCGCGTCCGGGCTGTTCAACACCGCGATGCAGCTCGGCACCGCCCTGGGCATCGCGCTGGCCTCCGTGGTGTTCTTCCGTCACGCCCCCGCGGGCAGCCACGGCGCCACCGTGACCGGTGCCTTCGCCGGCACCATCTGGTACGTCACCGGGGCGCTGGTGGTGATGTGGGGCCTGATGTTCCTGCTTCCCCGCAGGGCGCGCGGCTGA
- the rpmB gene encoding 50S ribosomal protein L28, whose amino-acid sequence MSSRCDVCGKQPGFGKRVARAGLRAQVRHVKGRSNRRFNPNIQPVRAVKDGTPVRMKVCTSCIKKGKVERRVSA is encoded by the coding sequence ATGTCCAGTCGATGTGACGTATGCGGTAAGCAGCCGGGCTTCGGGAAGCGCGTGGCCCGCGCCGGGCTCCGTGCCCAGGTGCGGCACGTCAAGGGACGGTCGAATCGCCGATTCAATCCGAATATCCAGCCGGTCCGGGCCGTCAAGGACGGCACGCCCGTGCGTATGAAGGTGTGCACTTCCTGCATCAAAAAGGGCAAGGTGGAACGTCGCGTCTCGGCGTGA
- a CDS encoding response regulator transcription factor codes for MIRVLIADGLRLPREALSAVLSLEAGMHVVAQVPRGDDVVPSALRARPNVALLDVNLPGLDGISAAAQLKAALPACRVIVVTAHERPDVLGAALKTGVEGFMGKGASVKELAEAVRKVARGDHVLDPRIVADALQAPDNPLGPRDIDILRLAAQGHTPAEIAEALHLSPGTVRNNLAAINRKVGTRNRIETIRTASARGWI; via the coding sequence ATGATCCGAGTGCTGATCGCCGATGGTCTGCGACTGCCACGCGAAGCGCTGTCCGCTGTTCTCTCGTTGGAGGCAGGCATGCACGTGGTCGCGCAGGTGCCGCGGGGCGACGACGTCGTGCCGAGCGCCCTGCGCGCCCGTCCGAACGTGGCGCTGCTGGACGTCAACCTCCCGGGGCTGGACGGGATCTCGGCCGCGGCGCAGCTCAAGGCCGCCCTGCCCGCGTGCCGCGTCATCGTCGTGACCGCTCACGAGCGCCCCGACGTGCTCGGGGCTGCCCTGAAGACAGGGGTGGAGGGGTTCATGGGCAAGGGCGCGTCGGTCAAGGAGCTGGCTGAAGCGGTCCGCAAGGTGGCCCGCGGCGACCATGTGCTCGATCCGCGGATCGTCGCCGACGCCCTGCAGGCCCCCGACAATCCGCTCGGCCCGCGCGATATCGACATCCTCCGACTGGCCGCACAAGGGCACACCCCCGCAGAGATCGCCGAGGCCCTGCACCTCTCGCCGGGAACGGTCCGCAACAACCTGGCCGCCATCAACCGCAAGGTCGGCACCCGCAACCGCATCGAGACGATACGAACCGCTTCCGCGCGCGGCTGGATCTAA
- a CDS encoding MFS transporter — translation MSADTDTLPLRSTSPEIRTGRRRTITLVVVLVAELMNALDGSVVYTALPAIQNDTAASAAAVQWIHAAYALTFALGLITGGRLGDLHGRKRVFLLGTGVFTAASLLCGLAGTPALLITARVVQGGAAAVMVPQVLATLHVTFDEGSRAKAFSLYGTIMSLGSVAGPVLGGVITGADLFGLGWRPIFLINLPIGLAALLLGLRHLPESWDHQALRLDLGGVALSGLGLLLIALPLTVGGERHWPAWSFVMPAAGLVTLTVFVLHQRARTARGGAPLVVIALFGNRAFSAGLAAQLVFGLLSGVFFLTWTLFMQDGLGLTPGQAALGFVAASLGEMGGAWLAMSLAARQGRRAPQAGALLAAVTLGGYAWLIAGQGPGLPLVWTVAPMLPFGLGLGMIGAALADMTLSEADRAHAGSASGLFNTSTQLGIALGTALTSVVFFAHAPASSRGSTVTTAFTGAIWYVVGALLAMWALMLLLPKRTPAG, via the coding sequence GTGTCCGCCGACACCGACACCCTCCCCCTTCGATCCACCTCTCCCGAGATCCGCACAGGACGCCGCCGCACCATCACGCTGGTCGTCGTCCTCGTCGCCGAGTTGATGAACGCCCTCGACGGTTCCGTCGTCTACACGGCCTTGCCGGCCATCCAGAACGACACCGCCGCCTCCGCCGCCGCCGTGCAGTGGATCCACGCCGCCTACGCGCTGACCTTCGCCCTCGGGCTGATCACCGGCGGCCGCCTCGGTGATCTCCACGGCCGCAAGCGGGTCTTCCTGCTCGGCACCGGTGTCTTCACCGCGGCGTCGTTGCTCTGCGGTCTCGCCGGCACCCCGGCCCTGCTGATCACGGCCCGTGTCGTCCAGGGCGGCGCCGCGGCGGTCATGGTCCCCCAGGTCCTGGCGACCCTGCACGTCACCTTCGACGAGGGATCCAGGGCCAAGGCGTTCAGCCTGTACGGCACCATCATGTCGCTCGGCAGTGTCGCCGGGCCGGTCCTCGGAGGCGTCATCACCGGTGCCGATCTCTTCGGCCTCGGCTGGCGCCCGATCTTCCTGATCAACCTGCCCATCGGCCTGGCGGCGCTGCTCCTCGGCCTGCGTCACCTCCCCGAGTCCTGGGACCACCAGGCCCTGCGCCTGGACCTCGGGGGCGTGGCGCTCTCCGGCCTGGGCCTGCTGCTGATCGCCCTTCCGCTCACGGTCGGCGGCGAACGTCACTGGCCCGCCTGGAGCTTCGTCATGCCGGCAGCGGGTCTCGTGACCCTGACCGTCTTCGTGCTCCACCAGCGAGCCAGGACAGCACGGGGCGGCGCCCCGCTGGTCGTCATAGCGCTGTTCGGGAACCGGGCCTTCAGCGCGGGGCTGGCCGCTCAGCTCGTCTTCGGGCTGCTGTCCGGCGTGTTCTTCCTGACCTGGACCCTGTTCATGCAGGACGGCCTCGGCCTGACCCCCGGGCAGGCCGCCCTGGGCTTCGTGGCGGCCTCCCTCGGCGAGATGGGCGGTGCCTGGCTGGCGATGAGCCTCGCCGCCCGGCAGGGGCGGCGTGCCCCGCAGGCCGGAGCCCTGCTGGCCGCCGTCACGCTGGGCGGCTACGCGTGGCTGATCGCCGGACAAGGACCCGGCCTGCCCTTGGTGTGGACCGTGGCGCCGATGCTGCCGTTCGGGCTCGGCCTGGGGATGATCGGTGCAGCACTGGCCGACATGACGCTGAGCGAGGCCGACCGCGCCCACGCCGGCTCCGCGTCGGGGCTCTTCAACACCTCGACCCAGCTCGGCATCGCGCTGGGCACGGCACTGACGTCCGTGGTGTTCTTCGCCCACGCACCGGCGAGCAGCCGGGGGTCCACGGTCACCACGGCGTTCACCGGCGCCATCTGGTACGTCGTGGGTGCCCTGTTGGCGATGTGGGCCCTCATGCTGCTGCTGCCCAAGCGCACTCCCGCAGGCTGA